The DNA sequence AACAGCCCGAAATGCAAAGCGGCTCTACCGTCGAGGACATTGAAGCAGGCGGTGCTGCAAGCTGTGTGACAAACTGTGACGAGCCTTCTGTGCAAGATGAAACAAACGGCACAGACATCACAAAAGAGCCGATGATCCAAAAGGCGATAGAGATGTTTGAGGCAAAAAAGGTCACCGTTCAGTCAAAAATCTAATCAAAAAACAGCATAGTTTTGATTTTACAACTCCCCTCTAAATGCCTGGTCTAAGATGGAAGCCTTTAATGCTACCAGACTTTGCATTTTTTCTTTTTGAACCTGTTTTAGCTTCTCTACATGTAAAGAGATTTCATCTAAATAGGTTACTGTTTTTTGTTGGATGTTTAATGGTGGTAATGGCAATAAAACTTCTGCTAATCTTCTAATAGCTAATTTAGGTTGAGCAACAGTTTTTGTAGCTAACCCTATTCTATTTTTGAATTGACTTGAATTAGTCATAAAATATATATATTTGTTATCGATATTTTGAGTTATGTACACTAATTTAACTGCATTTTCTGTTAAATTAGCTCCATCAAGTTTTTGAGGAATAATTCCAGTTTTACCAATTGTCCCTGCAATGCTTATATATAAATCCTTAGATGTTATTGTATAGTTTTTGATTGCTTCATATATATCATTTGTAATAAACTGAATCTTTTTTAGATTAATAGTTCCAGTATTTAAAAAATCTGCTACTCTTATATATGGATGTTGAGTAGGTTGTTCTTGAAGTTTTTTACCTTTAGGTAATCTTTTACCACCTTTGATTTTAGCAATATCTTCAATTTTCACAATATTATACTTATCTTCCAACTCTCCAAAAACCTCATTCAAAACACTTCCCATAAAAACATCAACTTCATCCATATTTTTTTGATGCAGGGCTATTGATTTATCTATCATTTCAAAAAGAGTATCTAGTTTTACAACTATTCTTTTTTGTTCTTGGAGTGGAGGCAGAGGAATTTGAAACTTTTTTAAACTTGTTTTACTAACTTCTTTGAATGTTGTAGAATTTGATAATGAAGTAATTTCAGGTGTAAATCTACTTAAAATATATGCTAAATATCGATTATTTAAATTTTCATTGCATATAAAATTTGTAAAGCCTTGATTTGTAGATACTTCAATTGTGTTAATTGCTATTTTCCCAATAGTCGCTCTGCTACTGTAAAGGACAGTTCCGACTGGTAAAAGTTTTGCTGAACTTTTATCTAATCCTTGTTGAGTAATTTTATCTTTGGAATCAGAAATATAAATTATATCTCCTATTTTTCCCAAATCTGTTGGAGATAACCATACAATATTCCCATTATCCCAATATTCATTCATGTTTCTTTTCGGTGTTCCACCACCAATTAATTTAGATATATCATCTAACTGTTTCCACTCCCAGCCCGCAGGAAGCTCATATAACTCACTCATTATTCACCCTCTTTGCAAATGCACACACTTCATCATCAAAATAGCTTAGTATCTCATATATCTCACTCTCTATGTTTACAAACTCATCTTTTATAATATTTTCATGATGAAAAACCCTATTTCTAAACTTTCTGATGTTGTTTAACTTTGCAGATATTTTTTTTCTATCTATTAACTCTCTGTTTTTTGGTGGTAAGTTTGGAAATATCTGTTTAAGATAGGCTGTTCT is a window from the Sulfurimonas hydrogeniphila genome containing:
- a CDS encoding restriction endonuclease subunit S produces the protein MSELYELPAGWEWKQLDDISKLIGGGTPKRNMNEYWDNGNIVWLSPTDLGKIGDIIYISDSKDKITQQGLDKSSAKLLPVGTVLYSSRATIGKIAINTIEVSTNQGFTNFICNENLNNRYLAYILSRFTPEITSLSNSTTFKEVSKTSLKKFQIPLPPLQEQKRIVVKLDTLFEMIDKSIALHQKNMDEVDVFMGSVLNEVFGELEDKYNIVKIEDIAKIKGGKRLPKGKKLQEQPTQHPYIRVADFLNTGTINLKKIQFITNDIYEAIKNYTITSKDLYISIAGTIGKTGIIPQKLDGANLTENAVKLVYITQNIDNKYIYFMTNSSQFKNRIGLATKTVAQPKLAIRRLAEVLLPLPPLNIQQKTVTYLDEISLHVEKLKQVQKEKMQSLVALKASILDQAFRGEL